Sequence from the Amblyraja radiata isolate CabotCenter1 chromosome 24, sAmbRad1.1.pri, whole genome shotgun sequence genome:
ccacctcctccacccccccagtTGGAGCTGACCCTCTTGTCCTGTGCCCCCAGATGCGGATGGCCTGTTCCCTGTGACGGGGGATGAGGTGGTGCAGGAGGGGGGCATGGTGACCCTGCGCTGCACCGTGCAGGAGAACGACAACTCCTCACTCCAGTGGTCCAACCCCGCCCAGCAGACCCTCTTCTTCGACGATaagaaaggtgggggtggggcggaATCAGCATGGTGGTGGGAGAGCAGGCGGGTTGGCAGTGGCTGGGGGCGAGGGTCAACATGGTTGGGGGCGGGGCGCAGTGTGTAGAGTGGGTTGAGATGTGGGTGGGAGATGCAGGTGAGGttgggagggggttggggtgggggttatgggtgtgtgggggagggtggatgtaggtgggggtggggttaagatacaggtggggagggagatgagggtgGGGTGGGCTGGTGTGTGTGGAGAAtacgggtggggtgggtgggtgaggatgAGGGATCCgggtggggggtgaggtgaggtgggGGCTGAGACCGACTGCGTTCATCCTGGCCCACCCTCACCCAGGCTGTGTGTTCCAGACTCTGCTCCTCTGGGCCCAGACCCTGGGCTGTTCCATGGggccaggaggaggccattctgcctctCCCTCCAGCCTGTTCCACTGGGCCGGGAGGTGCTAGTTCTGCCGTTACCGCTGTGTGGAGGAGCAGGgctgtggggggtggtggtgagggAGAGATCGCCGTTTAAGTGATGGATCGTGTCGTGCAGCGCTGCGGGACAATCGCATCGCCTTGGTCTACTACTCCCGACACGAGCTGGCCATCAGCATCAGCAACATGACCCTACGAGACGAGGGGAACTACACCTGCTCCATCTTCACCATGCCCGTCCGCACCGCAGTGGCCAAGGTGGTTGTTCTCGGTAAggaacccttccccctccccccacccccgctctCCATCTCACCTCGGCCCTCGTCCTTTCCTCAACAAGAGTTATTTATTCCATGGTCACAATTATCATGGTTTTTTACATTCATCAAAACTGCTGTCCGTGCAGTTTGTAAACAACGGCCACCAAATGACGTCGAGCCCCCGCGGCGACCAGTGTGACCCCCGTGaataccgcgtgttccctctccacggAGACGAACGTAAACCCGGAAGATGGGCGGGCAGTCGATCTGGGTCGAGACCTCACTGCCCAACCCCTGGATCCGGACAATGGCCACCTTGGTCAGGTCCAGGAGCAAACCATCAGGgagatcccccccaccccctactgaCCCTCCCGCTCCAAACCGGGTAACTAAAAcgcatgtgttcaaaagggaactgcagatgctggaatatcgaaggtacacacaattgctggggaaactcagcgggtgcagcagcatctatggagcgaaggaaataggcgacgtttcgggccgaaacccttcttcagactaaaacgcATGAGCGTGTTGCCGAAATGTAGCAAAAACCAGAGGAGAAGCCCCTTGTGATACTCCCACAGGGGCTgtaacctctcacactccatgtacacgcagtacacacactccatgtacacacagtacacacactcCATGCGCACACAGTACACACACTCCTCCAAGCCACAGAGTGACAAGCGGCTGGGCTGGTATGACCCGACATACAAAGCTATTACACGGCACGGCTGTGTACAACACTCCCCACCCCGGGTCCCCGATATAAAGGGAGAGGACTCGCACACTCCCTCgcggccaaagatcctatagcacccactgtgagcaggatagacaatgtgcacaagaacgccatgcacgtgcaacaagaagagagtattaaagcagatttggttgcagctcaagcatctatagctctgcaagttgatggcgttcttgtgcacattgtctatcctgctcacagtgggtgcccaatcaggattgttgacatcattccatgctggaggcttgtctgttattagatgataaataaataaataagtagtttgggtgattgtgcaggctttaaacaagaaacattgagaaatatattttggcaattaataaaatgtcctgcttttgtccaactaacagctgacaattatcccattccttagcttgcatctcagtaaaatgtatttcaaaacgcattgacagtttacgattatttaaatggtaaatggagcttcagaagcgttttcattttgcatgttaaaacccacctgagaaccatgggcgattttgcaattttactgacggatttttaacttttaatacttttcatataacaaatgaataaagataaaaagtcaataatgccttacttttgatgaaatgcagcgagcaaacgcgataattcccgatattttggatctttaaatctccacggcaaatgtccgctaacaacttccgctgtatttacaccttcagctccctcttgaatttaccttagtttctatcttttttttagactgtaaatttaggtagctgtgcctcacggtcaccccgactggctcagtaaattgcagctcaaaaacgggccgttttcgatgtttttaacgggtgtgaaagtgcgtgttttcccattcactaacatgtaccggaagtgacgcttgtcccccagtttaaAATTTCggccacgtgggtgcggatctacgctccagtgacctttcgtgaaatcaccctatagtcgGCCTCCCGCGGCGACCAGTGTTCACGGGAGGCCtccagtccccgtggacaccgcgtgttcccgctCCCGGGACGTTGGGAAACCTGTGCTCTGGGAGTGTGTGACGGGGCAGTGTAgagagggagcttcactctgtgtctgGCCCGTGCCCCGGGAGTGTGTGACGGTCTGGTCTTTGTCTACATCAGCTGCTCCCAAGAAGCCGGAGATTTCGGGCTACATTGGGCCGATCGCGGCGGGCCGGACCATCACGCTGATGTGTAACACGTCGGGCAGTAAACCGCTGCCCACCATCCGCTGGTCCAAGGGCAGCGAGGAGATGGAAGGTAGGTGTTGGCACGACCTTGACCCCTGACCCTGTCCCCACCCCTCATGCTAGGTCTACCCAGGGGGGCGATGAGCAGTATGTCTGCAactggagggggggaaggggtggagttTGGACGGGGAGGTAGGAGGGGcagggaggtggaggtggtggatggagatgtgggggtggggatgaggaAGTAGGGGGTGGGGACCGGGAGGTGGGGAGAATGTGATCTGTCCatctgcctctctccccctcctctttggtttctcccaatatccctcaattccaccgtctctcactcctctctttctctctcaccccctttcCTTTTATctcacctctccccttctctcactccCCTGCCCTTCTCCCTCCGTCCCCCTCTACTTCTCTCTACCCATATCCTTCTCCATCTGTtttcctctccctcactctccctttatttccttcactcctccTCCCCATCTGCCCATCTTAATCCTTTCCTTGTCCTTTCCTTACACCCTCAACCCCttgcccactccctctctccctcgccatctcttcttccccattccctccccgctctatccctccctatctaccccctaCACCCTCCTTTCCTCGCTCCCGTGTGACTTACCGGTCACCTCTTCgccctcacctctctcctccccctcaatctcccctccccttccctctcacctcctcctccacctctcccccttcctctacccCTTCCCGTCACCCTTCCTTTcgacccacacacccccttccctcatCCGACATCTCATGTCTCCCCCCTTCATCCCTACCCCCCTTCATCCCTCCCTCtgaaccctgcccccccccccccaggccaaACATACGAGTCAGATAACGCTGACCAACGGGTCTACGCTCTCAGCAATGTGTTGAATCTGACGGTGTCGTGGGAGGACAACGGTGCTGTCATAGAGTGTGCCGTCAACCACCGTGCCCTGCGGCACAATGTCTACACCGCCCGGCAGAGAATCGAAGTCCACTGTGAGTGtccgcatggggggggggggggtgggggcggggggaatgggaggggggagggggagagggagggggcatcATCCCTCCGTACTCCCAGAGGCTCAAACACACTCCCAACAGATCCCAATGGAGCCACCCCCTTTCAAAGTACCCCACCCCCTCACAATGGACACCAGCACATCCAGTTCACCCGCATTGACCCCTTTCTCGTTCACCCACACAAACTCCGTCTCAACAGACGCCAGCCTCTCCCCACAGACCCCACGCCTACCCGTTCATCCacaccgctccccccccccccctcccaatggaTCTGAGCTAGCTGTGTCCATTCACTCCCACTGCCCACACCGCTTCCTTTGGACAGATTAGGGGTGAATCATACTGGATGTTAGTGACAAGAGATTCACCCATGACCCTGAGACCCACAATcgccattgcccccccccccccccccacgaccctGAGAGCCACAATCGCCATTGCCCCCATCCCCTGGCCTTTGGGACAGAGAGGAGGGTGGGTTTGGATCCTGGGTAGGGGGGCTGGGAAGCTGTGGTGGAGGCATGTGGTGCCGCTGTGCCCGCCTGGCACAGGGACAGTGATCGCTCTCTCCCTCATCCACAGATTCTCCCAATGTGAAGATCCTGGCATCCAAGGAAGTTCCCGAGGAGGGCGAGGAGTTCATGTTGCGCTGTCTTGGAAGAGGCAATCCCGAGTGAGTATGGAGCGCGTGCAGGCtttcaccaccccccaccccccacccccccacacccattcTTGTTCCTTAACAAGGAGCTTTAGTACATACTAGAAGAGAGAcacgacatgctggagtaactcagcaggtcaggcagcatctctggagaaagcaaACCAATGTCTGTACTTCTGTAgatggcttaggaagttcagcgtgtccccaacaactctcaccgacgtctacagatgcgctgtagaaagcattttatcgggatgcatcacagcacagtTTGCGACAGCTCCATCCaataccgcaagaaattgcagagttgtggaccatcacacaaaccaacctcccttccattgacgccatctacacttcacattggCTTGGCGAGgtcgcagcataatcaaagaccagcctcaccccggtcactccctcttctccgctctcccatcaggcaagaggaatagaagtgtgaaaacacatacctccagacagggacaatttcttcccagctgttatcaggaaactgaaccgACCTCTTACCAGCTATAgagtggtcctgatctcccatcttcctcattggagaccttcgaagtATATtgtatcggactttatcttgcactaaatgttaaaccctttatcctgtatgtgtacactgtggacggcttgattgtaatcgtgcatGGTCTttttactgactggatagcaccacggtacacgtgacaataataaactaaactgactggtgccctgggagtgtgtgatgggacagtggggtttttttccttcaaaaatatatttagaataatttgtacaatacaaaatacaaacaaacccaccaccgtaactcaaagtaaaacaaatattcttgAAAACTGAATATTAGATAACTATGTCACAATCCTCGTCAcggatacattccaccccccgtggtgcccagcggtcccagaaatcccccagggtgcccgtggacagcgcgtattCTTTCACAAGTACCACCCAGGTGCGGACGTAACCCcgtaaaaggggcaggcagccggctgggCAACGCCCTCTTCCgcatggcgccgtgactcgccgatgaccagcttggccaggcccaggagcaacccaaccagggcatcgaaggtagacacaaaatgctggagtaatgtccCCGTCCCTCTtcggaaacccgaacggaaacctctggagactttgtgccccacccaaggtttccgtgcggttcctggaggttgcaggtggttgccggaggttgcaggtagtggaagcaagtagggagaccttgggtggggcgcaaagtctcgggTGCCCGGGTGTCCCTCTCTAGTGCCGCCCGGGTGCtgacataaccccggaaaaggggcaggcagccggctcgggcaaagccctcttcagcCTAGCGCCGTGACTCAGGgaaggccaggcctaggagcaacccaacctggacatcttcagctctaccCTGTCCCCTACACactgggtgtccaaagatgaggatggtgggagtGAAGTGCAGCCACAAGGCAGGGAGCAGCAGCCCCTCTAACTCATGCCCTGGGAGTGTGTGACGGGACAGTGTATAAGGtcgctgtgactgtgtgtgttgtTGGGTGCCGTGTTGGTGACATAGATACTCTCTCCCCGGCCCCAGGCCCAGCTACTTCAACTGGCTGCGGTTTAACGGGGAGTTGTCGGAGCGAGCGGTGGTGAGGCACGAGAACCTGTCCTTCGCTTACCTGAACAAGACCGATGCTGGAgtctatcagtgtgtggccaAGAACATCATTGGAACTGGTGCCAAGAACTACTCTCTGAGAGTGCACGGTAAGTTAGtccccccacccacactgacAGCCCACACCCTGGGGACAGGCTGTGTCACATCGCAGGGTAGACAGAGCCAAGCATGGaggcctctcctcctccacctgtctgtctgtctgtctgccgtcctcactccctctctatctGCAGCTTCCCCATTCTCTCACAAACGCACACACTCCTTTTTCCCACCTTTTTTCTTCTCTTCTGGTCTTTCCCTCGCCCCCGGCCCAGCCCCATCCATCATCCCCCTCCCCTTACTCacaaccacccctcccctccatcactgcccctccccctccgtaaccctcctcccctctcccattcatTGCCTCCCTCCCCTCTGTCACACCTCACctacccctccctcactcccctccacatccacctccGACACCCCCTCGCCTACTCCCGccatcactctccctcccctctgttACAGCACCTCCCCATTTCctctaccaccccctccccctctgtcttATCCCTCTCACCTCCTCCCTTGCCCCCAACATCGCACCTGCCTCTGCTGGCCCCTCCCTTATCTCACTccctcacccctcatcctctctctATCTTTATCTCGCTCCCCATTTTTCTATCTCCATTTCTCtcaattttctctctccctcaattttccctctctctcgctctctctctctctcactccctctctccattttctgtctttatctgtggaccccccccccctgcaatagGGAGAGCAGCAGTGCGCACCGtggtccaggtgaggtctcaccaacaccctgtcCACTGTACTACCACTcttacccccctccctctgcaataaAGACCATCACACCCCTGCCCCGGAGTGGACTCGCTGCCCCCCTGCTGTCCTCCTGTGTTTCGGGTACGGGTGACCCCATATCCTCCCCCCCAAgggctctgcccactctccccgtTTACACAACTCCCCGCTTGTCCCTCGCCTCCCCACCTCTGCCACATTCAACCCAAACAGCAACTTCATCCTGGTTTCACATCTGGAATTCATTCCGATCTCCGTCCCTTTCACAAACGGCCACCTCATCAatcccattgatcacccattccccaaccccctccccctcccccggggGTGGTGCACGCTGCTGCTCTCCTTATTGCAGGGGGGGTCCACTTGTGTTGGGGGCAGCGAGTCACTCCCGGGGCAGGGGGGTGCGATGGTCTTTATTACAGAGGGAGGATGGGTAAGAGTGGATCAGTGTCAGGACAAGGGACCATTGCTGCTCCTTCAGGATAGCAcgatggtgcagcaggtagttctgctgcctctcagcgcctgacactggttcaatcctaacctcgagtgctgcctgtgtggagaccACACTTAGGACTCAGTGCACACACTGCTGCTCTCCTTCttgcagtggaggggggggggggggtccacatGTTGGGGACAGCAGGGAAGGCTGAGCGGGCTGATCCCGGGGTGAAGGGGTGGTCTGTCGAGCAGTGGTTGACCGGAGcgtgctggggctcgctggagctgAGAACGAGAGGTCATCTCGTCAAATCCCGGgatcatgagggggggggggggtgggggggtgtcgaTCGGGGTGATGCTGAAGGGACCAGCAGCCTCCAGCATCAGCTGTTTGTTTCATTGCCGTGAACGTGTGGCCCTGCCGAGCATCATCACGTGTCTGACCTCCACGTCATGTGTGTCATGCGTGTGTGtcttctctctcgtccaatcgcagGAGACCCCCTGGATTTggcccccgcctctccccccgcTCCTGTCAACGTCTCCCTGACCCCATCCAGGCACGGTAGGAGCCTCCACAcccctctgcttctcccccctcacccccacccccccctccccctcccccagggcTGCTGGGCAAGGGGCTGCCCCTTGTGGCCAGGGGTATAGACACGGGACTGGTCGCCTGGTGCTGATTGGCTGAAAGGAGTgcaatggggtggggtgggggggattgcTGCTCCTTGagtatggcacggtggtgcagcaggtagttctgctgcctctcagcgcctgacactggttcaatcctaacctcaggtgctgcctgtgtggagtctgcatgttctccctgtgaccgagtgggtttcctctcgcagatccggtttcctcccacctcccaaaaatgaattggccctctgtaaattcccccccccccccccggtgtgtAGGTAATGGAagtgatagtgggataacatggaacctatgtgaatgggtgaacacggacacggtgggccgaagggcctgtttccatgctgcatctgtaaactaaattaGAAACTCTCCAAATAATGTCAGCCCATCAACACAGGTGGAGCCAGGCGACCAATTCTGTTGGGTTAGTGCAATTCTCCTGCAAGTCTAGAGGTGAGTGTGCTTGGGGCCTGTAACACCTTGGTGCAAGGGAGCAGAGCCAGTGGCAGTGTAGTgagaggatggaactgcagatgttgggttaaACCGAACACAGACCTTAAATGCTggtgtagctcagcgggtcagacagtatctctggagagaaggagtgggtgacgtttcaggtcgggacccttcttcagactgagagtcgtggggAAAGGGGAAAGAAAGATACAGACGATACGAAGGAGAAATGAATGGTAGATatggaaaaaaacaacaataaggaAATGTGGGGCACACAACAGGCCACTGTTGGCTGTGTGACAGGTGTCAACGTGTACACAGACAGTGTATGAAGGGGCAGTGTAGACTGGAGGGAGCTTCATTCTGTGTCTGACCTGTGCCCTGGGAGTTTGTGATGGGACAGTGCAGAGGCAGCCTCACGCGGATGTGATAGACATACCAAATCATGAGGGGTCTTGACTGGGTGGGTTAGAGGGGGGATTCATCCTGAAGGGGAGTCTGGAATGAGGAGGAACATGTGGGTAGGGCTGAGTGGCCTCTCCAGCTCCCACTAGGCCTGATCGGCAGCGACAGAGTGTGGGTTTGCACCAGGGTGGGGGCAGGGCTGctggtgtgtggtggtgtgggtaTTGTACCAGGGTGGGGGCAGCTCACAGACTACACGGCAACCTCTGGCCATTCAACCCTGGGCTACCTGTAGCCCAGTCCCTGCCGGCCAGAGGAcgctccctccccttccttcaccccgttcccccccatctctcctccctcacctccccctctcctctcaccccccgacTACctatcccttctcccccccccccccccccaccctccctctcaatCCACTCACCCCCATTcctcaccctcctcctcctcccctcaccccaccactCTCACCATCTTCTCCCCCATCCACctaacccctccccttcccctcctttaatcctcctccccctcctggccctctccccttccccccgtgGGTCTAGGTCCCCGGTCTTCGTTGCACAGACTGGTCTGTGTGTCGGGGACCCCCAGACTGGTTTCCGTAGCGTCGGTCATGTTGCTTTCATCCAATCATTGTCTGCATTTCTGTTCATATTGtgcactcccctcccctcactcccctctccctccttcactctccctcatgcccctctccctccttcactctccctcactcccctcccctcattcactctcctctccctcactcatcccccttactcccctcccttcacctctccctcccctcactccccctctccctcactccccctctccctccctcactccccttgttcctcctccccctctcccccccactccccctcccccacactctccccctcca
This genomic interval carries:
- the LOC116986574 gene encoding cell adhesion molecule 2-like gives rise to the protein MLLRILALTCRLLPLALGNFQLDSGLEDADGLFPVTGDEVVQEGGMVTLRCTVQENDNSSLQWSNPAQQTLFFDDKKALRDNRIALVYYSRHELAISISNMTLRDEGNYTCSIFTMPVRTAVAKVVVLAAPKKPEISGYIGPIAAGRTITLMCNTSGSKPLPTIRWSKGSEEMEGQTYESDNADQRVYALSNVLNLTVSWEDNGAVIECAVNHRALRHNVYTARQRIEVHYSPNVKILASKEVPEEGEEFMLRCLGRGNPEPSYFNWLRFNGELSERAVVRHENLSFAYLNKTDAGVYQCVAKNIIGTGAKNYSLRVHGDPLDLAPASPPAPVNVSLTPSRHDSTTSSDTDPLSQLTQSSIDHAVIGGIVAVIVFIALCLFIVLVRYLIRHKGKYCSHLTSILVIAG